Within Marinomonas mediterranea MMB-1, the genomic segment GCGGTGTTGGGTTGCAGAGGTGTCTGAAATTCGACCGTTACCAACATGACCCAAAGCGAATCACTCAGTTTAATTAGGTGATTTTGTTGAGTTGTCTCGACGCGCGTATTGGGTTCATTGCTTGGATGACCTGAAAAACGGTCTTCTAAAAAGCCGTCGCCTAAAAAGCAATCAAAGCGGACATCGAAGTGTTCTGAACACGCCAGCCAAAAAGTTGCCGACTGCGAATCGAGCTTTCGTAGAATGGGCCCCGCAATAACAGAGGGCAATGTGACGCTTGATGTTTCTAAGGTATCCTTTGATGTCATTGAGACTCCGATGACAAATAATGAACTGAAACAGATTGTTTTAATTTATCTTTTAAGGCTAACATTGATGACATTTTTCGCAAACTTATTGCGTGTCTAAGCGGATAAAGGGGTGGATAAAGAGGTGGACATACGGGCGGATAAAGGAGCGCAATCGAACGTGTTTAAAAACCTTCAGTGGAAAATCCGTAACTGGAAAAAATGCAGTACGCTGGCGATCTTTGGCTTAGGTTTATCCAGTGTGACATGGGCAGATACTTTAAATGTTGCGGTCGCCTCAAACTTTACCTCTATTATGCCCAGTATCGTCAAAGGCTTCGAAGCGCAAACCTCACACAAGGTCAGAGTATCCTATGGTTCATCGGGCAAAATCTACGCTCAGATTCGCCACGGTGCGCCGTTTGATGTTTTCCTTTCAGCTGATCAAGATAAACCCAATCGGCTAATAGCGGAAAGCTTGGCCGTTCGTGATAGTCAGTTCACCTATGCTCAAGGACAACTTGCGTTATTCGCACCGCGCTTGACCGATGAGTCGAACACACCAAAACAAATAGTAATGAGCCAAAAGTTCAATAAATTGGCCATTGCCAACCCAAAACTAGCACCTTACGGCGCAGCCGCGGAGCAAGTCATACGAGCGCTCGTGCAGAATGGCTCGTTAACAGAGCAAATACAGACCAAACTCGTAACGGGCGAAAACATCAACCAAACCTATCAATACATCGCGTCTGGTAACGCCGAACTTGGTTTTGTCGCCTTGTCTCAAGTCACAAAGCAACCTAGCAACACCGTTTGGAAAATCCCAATGTCCCTGTATTTGCCTATAAAGCAAGACGCCGTTATTGTGGAATCGAGCCATCATTTAGATGCCGCAAAGCAGTTTACGGATTATCTCAAAGCGCCAAGTGTCAAAGAGGTGATCGAGGCTCATGGATACCTAAGCCCGTAGCGTATAGTCTTAACGGTAACGAATGTATTCTTGTATCGAAGAGAGGGCATTTGTCTATCATTCCCTAGTCAGATCTTTATACTAATTATCTGAGTTTTAGAAAACACTCACATAAATAATTAACGTTGATAAATCAAAATGTTAGACAGCAGCGACCTAAGCGCCATTTGGCTTACCATTAAACTTGCGTTTCTGGTCACCCTTATACTGTTAGTGATAGGCACGCCCGTCGCTTGGTGGCTTGCGCGCACCTCGTCGCGATTGCGAGGCGTCGTTGCCGCAGTGGTTGCGTTGCCGCTTGTTTTACCGCCGACAGTGTTGGGCTTTTATTTGCTGGTGGCGTTTGGACCACAAGGTACGCTGGGGCAGTTGACTCAAACCTTGGGGCTTGGCACCTTGCCTTTTACCTTTTGGGGGCTGGTGGTGGCGTCGGTTATTTACTCTCTTCCTTTTGTGGTGCAGCCCTTACAAAATGCGATGGAATCGATTCAGGAGGAATCTCTCGAAGCAGCGGCAACTTTGGGTGCTAGCCCATTGGATCGATTCTTTACCGTGGTGATTCCTTTGTCAAAAGTCGGTTACATCACGGCGACCGTGTTGGGCTTTGCGCATACTATTGGGGAGTTTGGCGTCGTATTGATGATCGGCGGTAATATTCCGGGAGAAACCCAACTGATCTCGGTGAAAATCTACGAACATGTGGAAGCCTTAAACTACGCTCAGGCGCACACTTTATCGCTGGGCATGTTGCTGTTTTCGTTTGTGGTTCTGTTGCTCGTCTATTCTCAGATGAACGGCAAGCAAATGAACCGCAAGCTTTCGAGTCGCAATAAGGGCGCTTTATGACCCGACAAAGTTCTATTCGCTTATCGTTAGAGAGATCCGAACGCTTTCAGTTAGAGGTAGAGCTTGCGTTGAATACGCAAGGCATTACTGCCGTTTTTGGTGAATCCGGTTGTGGAAAAACCACCTTGCTACGCTGTATTGCAGGGTTAGATAAAGCCGTTGGGAAAGTAAGTATTAACGGGAATATCTGGCAAGATGAGGGTGTTTGTTTTGCACCACACCAACGCTCAATTGGCTATGTTTTTCAGCAAGCAAATCTCTTTCCGCATTTAACCGTTGAAGGCAATTTGAACTACGCCCGAAAGAGAGCGAAGAAACAAATCGCGCAAGAGCAGGTTGATCATCTTATAGACCTTACTGACATTCGCCCTTTGCTTAATGCTTCTACCGCAGAGCTATCGGGTGGTGAAGCTCAGCGTGTCGCGATTGTACGTGCTTTGATGACCGAACCCGATATTCTCCTGATGGATGAACCGTTGGCGTCGTTGGACAGCACACGTAAAGACAGCATTTTGGATTATTTAAACAGGCTAAAACGAGCGCTTTCGATTCCGGTTTTATACGTTACGCATTCGTTAGAGGAAGTCTCTCGAATCGCAGACGATGTCATCTTGATGGAAAAAGGGCGAGTCGTTCAGCATGGCGCGGTGACCGATGTTTTTTCCTCATTAACAACCGATAAACTGCTAGGAAAAGATGCCAGTGTCATTTTAGAAGGTCGAATTACCGACATCGAACACGCATGGCAGCTTGCGCATCTTCAATTCGATGGCGGTAAGCTGAAAATAAACAGCGTAGGTCTAGAGCAAGGTCAATCCGCAAGGGCGCGTATATTGGCGAAAGACATCAGTGTGTCTTTGTCGTATCACACTGATTCAAGCTTCTTGAATCAACTGCAAGCCCAAATACAGGATATGAATGATGAGGGTCTGCAGGGTTACGTCACCTTAAAACTTAAAATGGGCGATAGCTTTCTTCTTGCGCACATTACCCGTTATTCCTGCCAAAGGCTTAACTTGCAGATTGGTCAAAGTGTTTGGGCCAATATCAAAACCGTCGCTATTATTTGATTGTCGGCTAGGTAAACTGAGCGTGTAAATGATGTTGTCGGTTTGTATAAATCTAGACCCCTCCCTAACCCTCCCCTTGGTAAGGGGAGGGAACCATGAGTTTGGTTGTGATTAGATCGCTGCCGTACACGCAGCTTAGTATGATGTTTGGCACCTCCCCCTTGCTTAAGGGGGAGGTTGGGTGGGGGTCTAATCGAGGGTCTTAATGGATCTTGTGGCGATTAGGCGTAAGCCTTTGAAGCACTAACAATTATTTACTCCCTCTTTAACTAAGCGGTAGGGGGGCTATGGATTTTGTTATAAGCTCGCCATTGAATTCGCTGCTTAGAAATAACCGATGTTGTTTCAACCTGATTCCAATTTTTTTAGCTGGTGCGACGTTGATCTAGCAACCTTTTCAACGAATGCAGTCCTTCTATTAAATGTTGCTCTTCGGGAATCGCCATCAGAGAAAGGCGAACTGCATTGATCGCTTTGTCATCATAATGAAAAAAATGCCCTTCACTCACCATCATTCCACGTTCTTTTGCCGTCATACTAAATTCATGAGCTTCCCACTCATCGGGGAGCGTTAACCAAATATGATAACTAGAGTTTTGGGAGGATAGTATTTCACTGTCTAGAATATCTCGGGCTAATGCTTGCCTGTGTGTTGCAATCATTTTCTGGCTCTCTGCCAACTTGAATGCCGCCCCCGATTGAATTAGTCGAGCCGATACTTCGAAAGTAATTGGGGAAATATGCCATACCATAGTACGAATATAGGAGGATAAGCGTTGTACTTGACTTTGTGGAACCTTCACAAAACCACAACGCATACCTGGGCTTATCGCTTTAGATAAACTAGTAATATAGAAGCTTTTCTCTGGTACAAAATTACTAATGGGCGCAATCACGTCAGTATTTAGAAAGCTGTATAAATCATCTTCCAATAACCAAACAGTATGTTTTTGAACAATATTCGCTATCTCTTTACGACGCTGAAGTGGCATGGTAATAGCGGTTGGGTTTTGATGAGAAGGCACAGCAATCACCAAGCTTGGGTTTTCACTCAAACAGATGCTATCTAAGCTACTAGGAGTCATTCCCAGTTCATCCATCTCAACGCCAATAGCTCGTCTACCCAATGCCTTGATAATTGACGTTAAACCGGGATAGGTTAAAGCTTCAACCGCAATACAATCACCGGGTTTTGAATACAATTCAATAAGTGTTGAGAGGGCATGTTGAGCGCCGTTAGTAAGCAACACTTGTTCAGGTGACCTAACTTGAAGCCCATAATGTTGCATCCATTTCATGCCACATTCTTTATGATTTAAACAGCCAGTGTCTTCAATATAACCAAACAAAGAAGGTGAAAACGGCTCTCTGACACATTGCCCTAGTTGGCGATAAAGTGCATCAAGATGATGACTGAAACAAGGCTGAAGAATCGAAAAATTCCATTCATTTTCAACATGTTGGGAATGAATGGCCTGTTTTAAATGAGATTTACTTTTAACGAAACTCCCACGCCCAACAAAGGACTCAATATCGCCTTGCTCTGCTAGCAACTTATACGCCTTCGCAACCGTTACCGCCGTAGTGGAATACTCTTTCGCTAACTCTCTATGCGTGGGCAACTTACTCCCTTCTGGGTAATGACCTACATCAATTAGCTTTTCAAGCTCACGAGCAATCTCATAATATTTCGATTCAGACACGTAATAACAACCTCTTTGGTAATTTTAAGGTAGTTTAATAAAAGATAATTAAAATTGCTATATGTTATATGCGGTATGTCAATTTAATAAAAATAAAAAATTGACATATGTTATTGGTGTGGAATATTATCCTCGGCACTGGACAAACATTGCGTTAAAGGATTTTGTAAAAATGCACAGACAACAACATCGCGACTCTTTAGAGCTAAGCTATCATGATATTTCTGAGTGCCATATTACTTATAGCTCAGCACAGGAACTCTTAAGTAGGTTGAGCTCTCTTAATATCAATGAAGATATTGACTTTATAAATAGTGCCGAGTGGATTGGTAATCAACTAAGAAAAAGCCTTCCTGTTCAGGCAGTAAAGAGTATTGAAGATTTTGCACAAAATAATTCAGAAGCAGCGTTAATCATCAGGGGGTTGCCTCTTGGAGGACTGATTCCTCCTACACCATATGATGGTTTTACCGAAAACAAAAATCTAGTATTAGCGAATGCCTTACATATTGGCATATACCATTTGGCTGGGTATTCTCCCATAGCCTATAAAAATGAGAATAATGGGAAACTTTTTAGACATGTTGTACCTGCTAAACAAGGGAAAGGTCAAAAGTCATCCCATGGGTCAGATCTGACCTTCGGCTTCCATGTAGATAACCCAGATTTACCTCTGTCACCCGAACCAATTGTTGATAAATCAGCTTGCCCAGAGCTTTTGTCATTGATGGCAATACGGAGTGACTTAAAAGTTAAATCCTCCATTGTCATATTAGATAATGTTCTAGCGAATCTTAATCGAGCTGTTATTCAAACACTCTGTACAGATGAGTATATGGTTGAACGCCCAGCCTCTTTTGATATAGGTCAAAGTAGCCGCTTACCAATACTCACATATGATGAAAACAACATCCCCTATTGCCGATACGATAAAGAAAATATTTCTCCACTAACGCCAAAAGCAGCTGCGGCGCTACTGATGTTAGAAGCAGAATTAGAAAAGCAGACTAACCAAATAACTACCGTATTTTGCCCTGGAGATATGCTGCTAATAAAGAATCAAAGAACGCTTCATCGAAGAGAAGCTTATCAAGCTAGAAATGATGGGTCTGATAGGTGGCTAATACGACTTTTTGGTGCGCAATCACTGGATCGTATCATCCCCGTTAATACATTTTCACACATTGGACAGGACTAAAGAGAGGCCTATATGAACAAGCTTAAAATTACATTCATTGGTTTAGGTGTAATGGGTTACCCAATGGCAGGCCATTTGGCAAAAGCAGGACATTCAATCACTGTGTATAACCGCTCTAGTGCAAAAGCTAAAAAATGGGTAGATGAGTTTTCGGGAAACATGGAAACAACGCCTGCACAAGCGGCCAAAAATGCGGACATCGTTTGCGTTTGTGTGGGCAACGATGATGATGTGCGAAGCGTAATACATGGGGAAACTGGAGTATTATCAAGCATGAAGCAAGGTAGTATTTTAGTTGATCACACGACAACGTCAGCACTCTTGGCCGAAGAGCTCTACTCAAGTTGCAAAAATAATAACGTTCACTTTGTCGACGCACCTGTATCTGGAGGTCAAGCGGGAGCCGAAAATGGTTTATTGACCATCATGTGTGGTGGCGATCAATCTCCTTTTGACAAAGCAAGTATTGCAATGAATTGCTACGCAAAGCAAATACAGCTTATGGGTGTTGCAGGGCAGGGACAACGCTGCAAGATGGTTAATCAAATTTGTATTGCTGGTGTACTGCAAGGTTTGAGTGAAGCTTTAATGCTTGCTGAAGCATCCCATCTTGATATTCCTCAAGTCGTGCAAACCTTGCAGCATGGTGCTGCGGGTTCATGGCAGATGGCCAATCGCTTAGAAACTATGGCAAAAGACGAATTTGATTTCGGCTTTGCTATTGATTGGATGCGAAAAGACCTAGGTATTTGCCTTGACGAGGCAAAGAACCACAAACTCAATTTGAAAATGACGAATGAGGTAGACCAATATTATGCAAACCTTCAAAAGCAGGGTTTGGGGCGCATGGATACCTCGGTTCTAGTCAAAGCGATTAATACCTGTAACAAAACACTTTAGGGAATAACACGATGGAATGGATAAATATTGATTTGTCATTATGGGTGATATTGGCATTAGTTGCATCTGCCTTTGCTGCGGGTTTCATTGACAGTGTTGCTGGAGGCGGCGGTTTAATCTTAGTGCCGTCTTTTATTCTAGCAGGACTACCACCACAAGTTGCCTTAGGGCAAGAAAAAATTGTGAGCACACTTGGTACCATTGCCGCAATCCGTAACTTTGTTAAAAACAAAAAAGTTATTTGGAAAGCGGTCATGGCTGGAATTCCAGCGGGGTTAGTTGGAGCCTACATCGGTGCAGAAATGATTCTTTACTTTGACCCTAATACCGTCGGTAAAATCATTTTAGCGTTAATGCCATTAGGTATTATTTTATCCTTCATACCTAAAAAACATGTGCATGAAGGAGAGCAGCATTTCTCTAGTTTCAAACTCTATATTGGTGTTCCTGCGACTGTCTTTGTCATTGGTTTTTACGATGGTTTTTTCGGACCTGGAACAGGTAGCTTCCTAATTTTAGCGTTACATTTTATTCTACGCTTTGATCTAGTTGCTGCGTCTGCAAACTCAAAACTGTTTAACTTTTCATCAAATATTGGCGCATTAGTTGCCTTTGTTTTGGCAGGGAAAATTTTGTATATATTGGCTATTCCGTTGGTGCTGGCCAACTTGGCGGGTAATCATCTGGGTAGCCATTCCACATTGAAATATGGTCCAAAGGTGGTTCGTCGAACTTTAAGTGTTTCTATGCTTCTACTAATGACGTCATTGGGGTTCAAATACGTCATTTAACTCGGGCTATATTCAACACACCTTACCGGTCAAGTGTAAGGTGTGTTGAATTGTTTGTGTTATGAAGTTCGATAATAGCTCTTACGCGGATTTAGGTGTGCGACGTCAAAGAACCGTTCGGCATTTGATTTTCAGCTAGTTAAACTCGACTTGTAAATGATGTTGTCGGTTTGCGCTAACAACTAGACCTCTCCCTTACCAAGGGGAGGTTGGGCGGGGGTCTAAACGAGCAAGTTAAGTTAGAAGCTAGAATGCCATTAGCTAATGGCTCTTGCGGCGACGAGGTGCACTGCTTCGGAGAACCGTTCAGCAATCACGTCGATTTCGTCTTCATTGATAATCAATGGTGGTAGGAAGCGTACGGTTGATCCAAAGCGACCACCCAGTTCAAGTATCAAACCGCGTTTTAGTGCTTCTTGTTGTATCGCTCTGGCTTGGTCGCCGTCGACTTGATGGTTACCTAATGAGTCTTTGTCGGAGAGGGGGTTCACAATTTCGACGCCGAGCATTAAGCCACGCCCTCGAACATCGCCGACAATTGCGCTGCTGATGTTTTGTAGGTGGGCTTTCAGTCGAGCGCCTATTTTTCCAGCGTGGTGGTGAAGGTTTTCTTCCAATAGGTGGCGCATAACAACTTGACCGCTTGCAAGTGCGAGTTGGTTGCCTCGAAACGTGCCTGCGTGTGCGCCAGGTTGCCATTGGTCTAATTCACCTTGGTAGACGATAACCGCCATGGGTAAACCGCCGCCGATGGCTTTGGACAAGACGATAATATCGGGTTCGATATTGGCATGTTGAAATGCGAAGATCTCACCTGTTCGGCCCATTCCAGCTTGTACTTCGTCGATGATCAGTAAGATATCGTGTTTTTTGGTCAGGGCTCTTAGGCCTTTTAGCCATTCATTATCAGCGGGAATCGCGCCCGCTTCGCCTTGGACTGCTTCTAGTATGATGGCAGCGGGTTTTTGTACGCCAGACTCTGGATCCGTCAACATGGTTTCTAGTTGGTTTAGGCTGGCTTTTACGCCATCCTTGCCTATGCCATAGGGGCATCGCGGTGCGTATGGGTAAGGCATAAATTGGACATCTGGCACGGTAGTGCCGAGTGCTGATTTTGGGCCTAGATTTCCCATAATCGCTAATGTGCCTTGGGTCATGCCGTGATAAGCACCAGAAAAAGCGAGAATGGTGTTTCTGCCGGTGACCGTTTTTGCCAATTTAATGGCGGCTTCGACTGCGTCGGCTCCACATGGGCTACAAAACTGAACGCGTGCGTTTTGGCTCATGTTACTTGGTAGCAATTGAAATAGAGAGTCAATGAAGCGTTCTTTGACGGGGGTTGTAATGTCAAGAGTTTGTAATGGCATTCCGCTGTTGAGGGTTTTTGTGATGGCAGCGGTAATGTCTGGATGGTTGTGTCCAAGCGCTAGGGTGCCGGCGGCGGCTAGACCGTCTATGAAAATCTGGTTTTCTGAATCCTGTAAATAAACGCCGTTACTTTTTACCAGTGTTAATGGCAGTCGGCGAGGGTAGCTTCGTGCATTGGATTCACGTTTTTTTTGACGTTCTAAATAGTGACTACTGCTAAGAGTACGCGACGGTTGATCTAGAAAATTAGAAAGACTAAGCGCGCTTTTTTTAGTGCTCGCTGTAACCTCAATAGGTCTTTTGTCTTCTGGCAATATATCACTGATCGTATGGTTCATGGTGTCTCCGGGCCCTTATTGCGATTGATTAGATCAATGTTAAGGCGCCATATTTTGATTAACTGTGTGCCATAGCATCGCGAAGGCTTTTGGGGCGCATGTCGGTCCAAGCTTCCTGTACCCAGCTTAGGCACTCTTCTTTATTGCCTTTCTTTCCTGCTTCGCGCCAGCCGTTTGGAATCTCTTTGTACTCCGGCCAGATCGAGTATTGCTCTTCGTCGTTCATCACTACGTTGAATATTGTGTTTGGGTCATCAAGGCTCATGTAGATCTCCAAATAGGCCAGTGAAATTGACGTCTGTTACAAATGGATAAATGTAAACAAATCGTAAATTTTGTCTAATTGATTTTAACTAATGGAGTGATTTATAAAATAAATATAAATAAGAATCAATATCATTCTAATTTGTGTAAAGGTTATGTATGATCCTTGACGCGATTATGTATGACCCCTGACGCGATTGAGTTGTCGTTGCATATTTTGATTCAAATACATGCGATTCAACTGAAAGTGTCGAACTGCTAAGAGGTTTTTAATGTCTGTTCAAGAAAACATCACTGAGTCCACGATATCCGTCCGTGACTTGGAAGGGCTAGGCCCACTACCGCTCGTGATTGAACCCCAAACCCCAATAGATTGGCGCCGCTGCTTTAGCGACATTAGAGCGGTAATTGACGCGCAGTTGGAGTCGGTTGGTGGCGTATTGTTAAGAGGGTTTAATGTTGAGCAGGAAAGCGATTTCCAGGACTTCGCAAAAGCGTTTGGACATGAGCTGCTTAGCTATGACTATGCTTCTACTCCTCGAAGT encodes:
- the modC gene encoding molybdenum ABC transporter ATP-binding protein, with protein sequence MTRQSSIRLSLERSERFQLEVELALNTQGITAVFGESGCGKTTLLRCIAGLDKAVGKVSINGNIWQDEGVCFAPHQRSIGYVFQQANLFPHLTVEGNLNYARKRAKKQIAQEQVDHLIDLTDIRPLLNASTAELSGGEAQRVAIVRALMTEPDILLMDEPLASLDSTRKDSILDYLNRLKRALSIPVLYVTHSLEEVSRIADDVILMEKGRVVQHGAVTDVFSSLTTDKLLGKDASVILEGRITDIEHAWQLAHLQFDGGKLKINSVGLEQGQSARARILAKDISVSLSYHTDSSFLNQLQAQIQDMNDEGLQGYVTLKLKMGDSFLLAHITRYSCQRLNLQIGQSVWANIKTVAII
- a CDS encoding diaminobutyrate--2-oxoglutarate transaminase encodes the protein MNHTISDILPEDKRPIEVTASTKKSALSLSNFLDQPSRTLSSSHYLERQKKRESNARSYPRRLPLTLVKSNGVYLQDSENQIFIDGLAAAGTLALGHNHPDITAAITKTLNSGMPLQTLDITTPVKERFIDSLFQLLPSNMSQNARVQFCSPCGADAVEAAIKLAKTVTGRNTILAFSGAYHGMTQGTLAIMGNLGPKSALGTTVPDVQFMPYPYAPRCPYGIGKDGVKASLNQLETMLTDPESGVQKPAAIILEAVQGEAGAIPADNEWLKGLRALTKKHDILLIIDEVQAGMGRTGEIFAFQHANIEPDIIVLSKAIGGGLPMAVIVYQGELDQWQPGAHAGTFRGNQLALASGQVVMRHLLEENLHHHAGKIGARLKAHLQNISSAIVGDVRGRGLMLGVEIVNPLSDKDSLGNHQVDGDQARAIQQEALKRGLILELGGRFGSTVRFLPPLIINEDEIDVIAERFSEAVHLVAARAIS
- a CDS encoding NAD(P)-dependent oxidoreductase, with amino-acid sequence MNKLKITFIGLGVMGYPMAGHLAKAGHSITVYNRSSAKAKKWVDEFSGNMETTPAQAAKNADIVCVCVGNDDDVRSVIHGETGVLSSMKQGSILVDHTTTSALLAEELYSSCKNNNVHFVDAPVSGGQAGAENGLLTIMCGGDQSPFDKASIAMNCYAKQIQLMGVAGQGQRCKMVNQICIAGVLQGLSEALMLAEASHLDIPQVVQTLQHGAAGSWQMANRLETMAKDEFDFGFAIDWMRKDLGICLDEAKNHKLNLKMTNEVDQYYANLQKQGLGRMDTSVLVKAINTCNKTL
- a CDS encoding MbtH family protein; this translates as MSLDDPNTIFNVVMNDEEQYSIWPEYKEIPNGWREAGKKGNKEECLSWVQEAWTDMRPKSLRDAMAHS
- the modB gene encoding molybdate ABC transporter permease subunit codes for the protein MLDSSDLSAIWLTIKLAFLVTLILLVIGTPVAWWLARTSSRLRGVVAAVVALPLVLPPTVLGFYLLVAFGPQGTLGQLTQTLGLGTLPFTFWGLVVASVIYSLPFVVQPLQNAMESIQEESLEAAATLGASPLDRFFTVVIPLSKVGYITATVLGFAHTIGEFGVVLMIGGNIPGETQLISVKIYEHVEALNYAQAHTLSLGMLLFSFVVLLLVYSQMNGKQMNRKLSSRNKGAL
- a CDS encoding TauD/TfdA family dioxygenase → MLYAVCQFNKNKKLTYVIGVEYYPRHWTNIALKDFVKMHRQQHRDSLELSYHDISECHITYSSAQELLSRLSSLNINEDIDFINSAEWIGNQLRKSLPVQAVKSIEDFAQNNSEAALIIRGLPLGGLIPPTPYDGFTENKNLVLANALHIGIYHLAGYSPIAYKNENNGKLFRHVVPAKQGKGQKSSHGSDLTFGFHVDNPDLPLSPEPIVDKSACPELLSLMAIRSDLKVKSSIVILDNVLANLNRAVIQTLCTDEYMVERPASFDIGQSSRLPILTYDENNIPYCRYDKENISPLTPKAAAALLMLEAELEKQTNQITTVFCPGDMLLIKNQRTLHRREAYQARNDGSDRWLIRLFGAQSLDRIIPVNTFSHIGQD
- a CDS encoding sulfite exporter TauE/SafE family protein, with protein sequence MEWINIDLSLWVILALVASAFAAGFIDSVAGGGGLILVPSFILAGLPPQVALGQEKIVSTLGTIAAIRNFVKNKKVIWKAVMAGIPAGLVGAYIGAEMILYFDPNTVGKIILALMPLGIILSFIPKKHVHEGEQHFSSFKLYIGVPATVFVIGFYDGFFGPGTGSFLILALHFILRFDLVAASANSKLFNFSSNIGALVAFVLAGKILYILAIPLVLANLAGNHLGSHSTLKYGPKVVRRTLSVSMLLLMTSLGFKYVI
- the modA gene encoding molybdate ABC transporter substrate-binding protein → MDKEVDIRADKGAQSNVFKNLQWKIRNWKKCSTLAIFGLGLSSVTWADTLNVAVASNFTSIMPSIVKGFEAQTSHKVRVSYGSSGKIYAQIRHGAPFDVFLSADQDKPNRLIAESLAVRDSQFTYAQGQLALFAPRLTDESNTPKQIVMSQKFNKLAIANPKLAPYGAAAEQVIRALVQNGSLTEQIQTKLVTGENINQTYQYIASGNAELGFVALSQVTKQPSNTVWKIPMSLYLPIKQDAVIVESSHHLDAAKQFTDYLKAPSVKEVIEAHGYLSP
- a CDS encoding aminotransferase-like domain-containing protein, with the protein product MSESKYYEIARELEKLIDVGHYPEGSKLPTHRELAKEYSTTAVTVAKAYKLLAEQGDIESFVGRGSFVKSKSHLKQAIHSQHVENEWNFSILQPCFSHHLDALYRQLGQCVREPFSPSLFGYIEDTGCLNHKECGMKWMQHYGLQVRSPEQVLLTNGAQHALSTLIELYSKPGDCIAVEALTYPGLTSIIKALGRRAIGVEMDELGMTPSSLDSICLSENPSLVIAVPSHQNPTAITMPLQRRKEIANIVQKHTVWLLEDDLYSFLNTDVIAPISNFVPEKSFYITSLSKAISPGMRCGFVKVPQSQVQRLSSYIRTMVWHISPITFEVSARLIQSGAAFKLAESQKMIATHRQALARDILDSEILSSQNSSYHIWLTLPDEWEAHEFSMTAKERGMMVSEGHFFHYDDKAINAVRLSLMAIPEEQHLIEGLHSLKRLLDQRRTS